The Microbulbifer sp. YPW1 genome contains the following window.
CCCAAATAGCGGATAACACCACTGGATTTGAGTTCCCGCAGCACGGGCAGGTGCTGCTGCCAGTCATCGAGGTTGTGCACCTGCACCAGATCAAACGTTTTCAAACCCCAGCGCCGCGCGAGGCTCGCCACTTGCTCACGCGTGGTGCCGCCGGCGGGACTCCAGACCTTTTCCGCACTGAACAGGGATTTCGGCACCCCCAGTTGCCGCAACGCAAAACCCAGGGTGTCCGCGGCGGAACCGTACATGGGGGAAGAATCTACCAGCCCGCCACCGCCGGCGAAAAATGCTTTCAGCACCCGGGTACGCGCCGCGAGCAACTCCGGGTCATCCCCTACATTGAAGGTGCGCCAGGTGCCCATACCGATGACCGGCAGCGGCTCACCACTCGCGGGAATCGGCTTGCGTTGCATTGCCGAGTCTTGGGCCGAAAGAAGACGGGGAAATCCCCAGGCACTGATCACACCGGCGCTCAGCATTTTGAGAAATCGGCGGCGCAAGAACTGACCTTCCATGGTTTTTCCTCTTTAGCGATAAGCCTCGAATGTCTGCGGTCGCACTATGGCGGTCGCGAGAATCAGAACGAAGCAGCCGAGCACAAAAACTTTATTCACAAACCAGTTGCTGCGCCAGATATCCCATTCCGGTTGTGCCAGAAATAACAGGAACTTGCTTACAATTATCAGGATTTCTACCACCGACATGCCAATGGCCAGGGCGCGAAGATATCCGGGTCTCTGCAACAATGCCCAGCCAAGCCACAAGTGCGCGACAGGCCACAGGTCCCAGTACACATACGTGTTCCAGGGCAATCCACTGGTCAAAGCAAAGGCCACCGGAAACAGGTATTTGATAAACAGTGTCCACGCCACCAGCACAAACAGGAAGTGCGCCAGAAACAGCCGCCAGGATGACCAGTGGTCAGCCATCGACACGCTCCCGCAGCACCTCCGCCGCCAGCTCGAAGGAACGCAGCCGCGCCGTGTGATCGTAGATAGCTCCGGTGACAATCAGCTCATCGACCGCAGTGCGCGCGACAAAACGATCAATCCATGCCGCCACCGTATCGCGTGTGCCCACCGCGCTCTCCGCCAGGGCCTGCGCCACCTGCATGCGCTCGGCGGGCGGCGCGATGGATTCCGGGTCGTCCACCGGCGGCTTGATCTTGCCGGGGGTGCCCCGGCGCAGGGCAACAAACTGCTGCTCGATGGAAGTCATCAGCTTGCGTGCCTCGTCGCCGTCATCTGCGGTAAATACATTGATCGCTGCGGCTACATAGGGGGCATCCAGGTGCTCGGAAGGCTGGAACTGCTCGCGGTACAGATGCAGCGCCTGATCCAGCATGGCCGGAGCGAAGTGCGAAGCGAAGGCAAACGGCAGCCCCATCGCCGCCGCCAACTGGGCGCTGTACAGGCTGGAGCCCAGCAGCCAGACCGGTACCTGCAACCCTGCTCCGGGCACCGCGCGCACCCGCTGCCCGGGTTTTTCAGGGGCAAAGTAGTGCAGCAGCTCGCGCACATCCTGCGGAAACTGATCCGCCGCATGCAGGGGATCCCGGCGCAACGCCGTCATGGTAGCGCCATCGGTGCCCGGCGCGCGCCCCAGCCCCAGATCCACACGATCGGGATAGAGCGCCGCCAGGGTGCCAAACTGCTCGGCGATCACCAGTGGTGCGTGATTGGGTAACATGACGCCACCGGCGGCGACGCGGATCCGCTCTGTGCCCGCCGCGATGTGCCCCAAAGCCACCGCGGTAGCCGCACTCGCCACACCGGTCATATTGTGATGCTCGGCCATCCAGTAACGGTGGTATCCGAAGCGCTCCGCATGCTGTGCCAGATCCAGAGAGTTCATCAGTGCCTGGCGGGCGTCGCTGCCCTCGGTAATCGGAGAGAGGTCCAGTAGTGAGAATGCGCGCATAGCAACTCCTTAACGCGTTTGGCCTTTCGTATCTTGTCAAATAGGCGTATCAGATATGACCATCCTATCCAACCTGTTCTCCGTGCACACCCCAGTTCCGGCGCCAATCAATATCTGATAGCATCGCGCCCGCAAACCTAAGGGGTGGCTTACGCCTGAGATGCTGCAGGATCCGCGAGGATTCCACAGCAAACCCTTGAACCTGATCCGGTTAATACCGGCGTAGGAATAGGTAGTCCTCCAGCTCCCCTCTTCACGTCGCGCACCGGGTCTCTTTCATTTCCCTATCGAGAGAGAGCCATGAATTTCAACCACGCTATCAAACCACTGACATATTCGATCGGTCTTGCGATCGCACTCACCAGCACCTCCACCACTGCGGAGAGCGCCATCGAGGAAGTGGTTGTCACCAGCCAGCTGCGAGAGGCCAGCCAGCTCGACACGCCAACCAGCGTGAGTGTGCTGAATTCCGCGGCAATTGAAACCCGCGGCGCAAGCAACCTCGAGCAGCTACTGAACCTGGCCCCCAATGTGAATTTCTCCAGTGGCGCCTCTCGCGGGCGTTTCGTACAGATCCGCGGAATCGGCGAGCGCAGCCAGTTTATTGACCCGGTGAACCCCTCCGTGGGCCTGATCGTCGACGGTATCGATTTCACCGGCCTGGGCCTCGCCGCCAGCACCCTGGATATGCAACAGGTAGAAATCCTGCGCGGCCCGCAGGGAACGGTATACGGCGCCAACGCGCTGGCGGGCCTGGTCAACATGACCAGCAATGCACCCAGCGCAACCCCGTTTGCCAAAGTGTCTGCAGAGGCCGCCCAGTATGGCGCCCATACACTGTCCGCGGTAACCAGTGGCTCGCTGTCCGAGCAGCTGAGCTACCGCTTTGCCCTGCAGAATCAGCAGTCCGACGGCTATGTGCACAACCGTTACCTGGGCCGCAAGGACACCAACAACATCGATGAGACCGTGGGCCGCGGCAAGCTGCGCTATCAGGCCAGCGATGACCTGCAGCTGGACTTCACCGTTTTCTATCTGGATGCGGACAACGGTTACGATGCCTTCACCCTGGATAATTCCCGCAATACCCTGTCCGACCAGCCCGGCTGGGACCGCCAGGAAACCCTCGCGGGCGCGATCAGCAGCCAGTGGAGCGGCAGTGATCTGTTCACTCTGAAATCTGTACTGAGCGCCGCCAGCTCCGACACCGAATACGGCTACGACGAGGACTGGACCCACGTCGGCTTCCACCCCTGGGAGTACAGCTCCACAGATAACTACCTGCGCGACCGCGACAACCTGAGCGCGGACGTGCGCCTGGTTTCCACCAATGACAGCCTGCTGTTTGGCGGCAGTACCGGCTGGGTGGCCGGGGTTTACCTGCGTAGCGAGGAAGAAGCCCTGGAGCGCAATGCCAGCTTCGCCAGTCAGTTCGACACCGACAACGCGGCGATTTACGGACAGCTGAATAGCGCAATAGGTGCGCGCTTTGAACTGATTACCGGCCTGCGCCTGGAACAGCGCAGTGCGGATTACGCGGACTCCCTCGCGGTCACCAGCGACACCCGCGAAGACCTGTGGGGAGGCAATATCACCCTGCGCTTCAGCGCCAGCGACACCACCATGGTCTACGGCACCCTATCCCGCGGATACAAGGCGGGTGGCGTTAACGGGCGTATCATCTCCGCCTCTGCCGGCAATCCGGATATCGGCAGCGACACTTTCCTATTCGATACCGAAAGCATGCTGAACTACGAGCTGGGGGTAAAAGGCGACTGGCTGGAAAACCGCCTGCAGGCCCAGGTCGCCGCCTTCTACCAGGACCGCAGCGATGTCCAGGCCAAGCAGTCCATTTTCAATCCGGAGGATTTTTCCTTCGACGATTACCTGGCAAACGCAGCCGGAGGCCACAGTACCGGTATCGAAGCTGAAGTCACCTTTCAGGCAAGCGACGCCCTGCAACTGTTCGCCACTTTCGGCTGGCTGAATGCGGAATTCGAGGACTTTATCAGCAGCACCCACGTGGATGCCCGCGATGACAACACTGGTGAAACCTCGCTGGTCAGCCTCGAAGGCCGCGATCTGGCCCACGCCCCCAACTATCAGTTCTTCACCGGTGCCGAATATGCACTGACAGCGAACCTGATGTTCCGCGTGGAAGTGGAAGGCAAGGACGACTTCTATTTCTCCAACAGCCACAACGAAAAATCCACCGCCTATGAACTGGTCAACGCGCGTCTGACCTACCGCGGCGATGACTGGGATATTTCCCTGTGGGGACGCAATCTCACCGATGAGACAATCTACACCCGCGGCTTTTATTTCAGTAACCAGTTCGGTAACAACCCGGCCAATGGCTACGCGCCGGATGCCTACTACCAGCTGGGAGAGCCACGTGTGGCGGGTGTGTCCGCGAGCTATACTTTCTGATTTCCCGAAAAGAACCGGAGCCGAACACCATGGAATCTCCTGATGAACCGTCCTTGAAGCTGTCTGTGGAAATCAGCATGTACCCGCTGCAAGACGAGTACCTGCCCGCGATCAGAGACTTTATCGAACGCCTGCACAACCACCCGGAACTGCAGGTGATCAGCAACACCATGAGCACCCAGGTGTTCGGTGACTACGATCCACTGATGGATATGCTGAAAACGGAAATCCGTACCTCCTACGAGCAGTTTGGGCGTGCGATTTTCGTGTGCAAATTTATCGACGGCGACCTGAATCCCAATCTCGGCGTGTAAACGGAAACCGCGATCATGTTCAGCCCGGAAGTGCGCGACGCCATCACCAGTTCCCTTGCCGCCATGTCCCTGTGGGAGCTGGCAGCGGTGATACTCGCGCTCGCCTATCTGCTACTGGCGATGCGGGAAAATATCCTGTGCTGGTACGCGGCTTTCGCCAGCACGGCGATTTACCTGTTCCTGTTCTGGGACGTCAGCCTGCTGATGGAGTCCGCACTGCAGGTCTTCTACCTGTTGATTGCGGTATACGGCTGGTGGCAATGGCGACATCGCAACGATGCCAGCAAGGAACGCCATATTCACCGCTGGCGGGCCCGCACCCACCTGCTCGCCTTCAGTTTTATCGGACTGCTGACCCTGTTGTTCGGCTATGTGCTGGACAACTACACCAGCGCCGCCCTGCCCTATCTGGATTCCTTCACCACCTGGGGCGCCGTAGTGACTACCTACATGGTCACGCGCAAGGTCATCGAAAACTGGCTCTACTGGATTGTGATCGACGGTGCTGCCATTTACCTGTACATCGACCGCGAGCTGTACCTTACCGCGGTGTTGTTTGCGCTCTATGTGATCCTGGTAGTGATTGGATTCTTCCAGTGGCTTTCTCTCTACCGCAAACAGCAGGGCATGCTGCACGCGGGTTCTCCCACCAACCGCGTGACACCTGCCACCGAGCCCCACCGTGACGCTCCCACCGGCTGATTTCCTGCCTGCCGACTGGCCTCTGTGGAGCACTAGCCAACCGACGCTGCTCAAGCCCCTCACCCTGGGCCTGACCAATCGCAGCTTCCTGCTGGCAGCGGGCGAGGACAGGTTGGTACTGCGGCTCAATTCCCCGATCAGTGATGCTTTGGACCTGAACCGCCCCGCGGAAGCGGAGGCATTACATCTGGCGGACACGGAAGGGCTCTGCGCGCCGCTGGTGTACTGCGACCCCGAATACCGCTACCTGGTCACCCGCTATATTTCCGGTACACCGCTGACGCTGGCGGAAAACACCGGAATTGCGCAAATTGCGCAGCTGTTGCAAGACATTCACCGGCTGCCGCCCATTGCCGCGCAGCTGGATATTGAGCAGAAAATTGCCAGCTACTGGACATCGATCAACACAGACGACGCTTTTTTCGAATCCTTGCGCACACTGCAGCGCAGGGTGCAGTCCAGTATTGTTGCGACACGAAATTGTGCATCCTCGCCTGCCCTGTGCCACAACGACCTGCTCGCCGACAACCTGCTGATTAGCGAGAGCGGGCGCCTGTACGCGATCGACTGGGAATATGCCGCGAGCGGTGATCCTTTTTACGATCTCGCGGTGATTGCCGAGGGTTACGACCTGGATTCCGCGCAGCAGTCGCACCTGCTGCAACAGTATCTGGCACAACCGGTGGATAACGAGGAAATGGCCCGACTGGACCACTGGCGAGTGATTTACCGTTACCTGTCGATACTCTGGTATGCGGTTCAGGCCTCCAATTCCGACGACCATGCGGAGAAGCAGAATTTTTCCGCCGTGCTGCGCCGTGAAATCGAAGCCATCAGGAAGGCGCTGTCCCGGTCAGGGCACTGAGAAAAATATCCCGGTAATCTTCGGCATCGAACGCAACCGGGTTGCTGGCAGCCGCCGCATCGGCCACCGCCATGCGTCCGATCCGCTCCGCCTGCTCCCCATCGATACCAATTTCCTGCAGTGTGTTTGGAATCCCCAGGTCCAAGCGCAACTGATAGACCCACTCCAGCACACCGCCAAATCCCGGATTGGGCAGATCCAGATGTCGCGCCAGCCGCTCCATGGGCTCGCCGATGGCGCTTTCATTGGCACGCAGAACATAGGGCATCAAGATCGCGTTGAGCAGGCCGTGATGCGCATCAAACAGCGCCCCCAGCGGATGCGCCATTGCGTGCATCGCGCCCAGTCCGCGCTGGAATGCGGTAGCCCCCATACTGGAAGCCACCAGCATCTGCATGCGTGCGTCCAGGTCGTTGCCATTGGCCACCACACGGGGCAAATACACACTGATCAGGCGCATTGCTTCCAGTGCGATACCCTCCGCCATGGGATGAAAGCCCGGCGCACAGAAAGCTTCCAGATTGTGGGACAAAGCATCCATTCCCGTGGCCGCGGTAATATTGGCGGGCAGGCCGCAGGTGAGCTCCGGATCCAGAATCACCTGCGCAGGTAACATTCTGGGGTGGAAGATAATCCGTTTGATCTCGGCCTCCTCATCGGTGATGACCGACGAGCGCCCCACTTCGGAACCGGTGCCCGCGGTGGTAGGCACCGCGATCACCGGCGCCATGGCATCTTCATTTACGCGCAGATAGTTGTCTTCCAGATCTTCAAAATCCCACAGCGGGCGGCTCTGACCCGCCATCAGCGCAATCGCTTTTGCCGCGTCCAGTGCGGAGCCACCGCCCACCGCGAGGACCCCGTCGTGCTCACCGGTGCGGAATACCGTCAGGCCTTCAATCACGTTCTGGCCGGTGGGGTTGCCCTTGATGTTGGCGAACATGTCGACGCGCAGCCCGTTTTCCTCGCACAGGTTGAGGATGTTGTTGATCAACGGCAGCGACGCCAGTCCCGGATCGGTCACCAGCAGCGGAGCGCGCATGCCGAACTCGAAGCAAAGGGATGGCAGCTCCCGCACACGCCCGGCACCAGCGCGAATGGCCGTGGGGTAATTCCAGTTGGCGGAGAGATGTGGGACACGAACGTCAGTCATTGCAGAGTCCACGGCCGGGAATACCCGGCTTACAAGGTTGTTTTCAGGTGGAAAGATTTCGGGCGCGTCACATGTTCAAAGCCGACACTCGACAGGGTACAGCCGCGACCGGATTTTCGGACCCCGGTCCAGGCCAGCTCCGGATCCAGATAGTCGCACCGGTTGAGAAATACCGTGCCGGTGTGCAAACGATTCCCAAGGGCAATCGCCGCTTCCGAGTCCGCGGAATAAATGGCAGCGGTGAGGCCGTATTCACTGTCGTTCATCAACGCCAGGGCCTCGTTATCATCGGCGACCGACATCACGCCCAGCACCGGCCCGAAAGACTCTTCACTCATCACGCGCATCTCGTGATTCACACCGGTGAGTAACTGCGGCGCCATATAGGCACTGCCACGTCGATCCAATGCAAAATCCCCGCCATCGATGTGAGCCAATGCCCCCTGCTGCACGGCCTCATCAATCTGGTCCCGCACAAAATCCGCGGCACCCGCCCGCACCAGCGGACCGAGGGTGGTATCCGGCTCGTCTGATCGACCGAGGCGATACTGTTGAATCAAGGGTATCGCGCGCTCGATAAATTCATCGAATAGCGAGTGATGAACGTAGGCGCGCTCGATACCACAGCAGGATTGCCCGGAATTGAAAAAAGCACCGTCCACCACCGACGCCACCGCATACTCGATATCGGCATCGGAACGGACATACGCCGGATCTTTGCCGCCGAGCTCCAGCCCCAGGGAAATAAACCGTCCCGCGGCGGCCGTTTCTACCGCAGCGCCCCCGGCCACAGAACCGGTAAACGCCACATGCTGGACGTCACTGCCAATAATGATCTGCTCGGCATCGCGGTGCCCGAGATGCAGATACTGGAACACCCCTTCCGGCAACCCCGCCTCGCTAAATGCCTCGACCATGCGCTCGGCACACAAAGGGGTTTGCGCCGAGTGTTTGAGCAGTACGCTGTTGCCGGCAAGCAATGCTGGCACCACCGCGTTGACCGCGGTCAGGTACGGGTAATTCCAGGGCGCGATAATAAAAGAGACGCCCAGAGGCACCCGCCGGATAAAACGCTGAAATCCGGTTTTCTCCGGCAGCTGGATATCTGCCAGCGCGGATTCCGCCAGCGCGGCCATGGCCAGCGCACGTTCGGCAAAGCCATCGATCTCGCCGCCGGCACACGCAATGGGGCGCCCCATCTGCCAGCAGATCTCCTCGGCCAACGCGGGCTTTTTCTGTTGCAGCACCGACACGGCCCCACGCACCAGCGCTACTTTCTGCTGCAGCGGCACCTCTGCCCAGCCTGGCTGTGCGCGCTGGGCGAGGTTCAGCGCATTCTGGATTTCATAGTCAGTCGCGAGGGGGCGCTCGATGTACAGACTGTTATCAATCGGGGAAATACAGCGAAGTTTTTCCATAGGGCTCGAGGGCTTCCTGCCGATACCGGGCACCGTGCCGGCCAGATGAATTGCTAGATGATTTCGAAGTAGCGCTGCAGTTCCCATTCGCCGATATGACGGCGGTACTCGCGCTCCTCCCATTCGCGGCTCGCCGCGAAATGATCGACAAAGGCATCGCCAAACAGATCGCGGGCGGCTGCCGATTGCTTCAGGCGTTGCGCCGCATCCCACAGGGTGCGCGGCAGCGCCAGTTGCGGCGGATGCTCCAGCGCATAGGCATTGCCATCCACCGCGTCTCCCGGTTGCCAACCCTGCTCGATACCGTAGATACCGGAGCCCAGCGCAACGGCCAGGGCCAGGTAGGGATTGGCATCGGCCGCGCCGAGCCGGTACTCCTGACGCTGTGACTTGTCACTTCCGGGAATCACCCGCAGCGCGGCGGTCCGGTTTTCGACCCCCCAGGTAGCATCGGTGGGCGCCCAGAAACCCGGGATCAGGCGGCGGTAACTGTTGATCGTGGGCGCCACCATACACAGCAGTTCCGGCATCAGGCGCTGCTGGCCGGCGAGAAACTGTCGCTGTACGTCACTCATGGTGTGGGGGGCGTCTTTGGCGAAAAAGGCGGATTTGTTGTCGCTCTTGTTGCGCAGGGACAGATGGATATGGCCACTCTGGCCGGGATAGTC
Protein-coding sequences here:
- a CDS encoding aldo/keto reductase; translation: MEGQFLRRRFLKMLSAGVISAWGFPRLLSAQDSAMQRKPIPASGEPLPVIGMGTWRTFNVGDDPELLAARTRVLKAFFAGGGGLVDSSPMYGSAADTLGFALRQLGVPKSLFSAEKVWSPAGGTTREQVASLARRWGLKTFDLVQVHNLDDWQQHLPVLRELKSSGVIRYLGITTSHGRRHEEFERVMAGTEIDFAQLTYNITHRQAEARLLPLAREKGIAVIANRPYDGGSLIKGLKRREQLPEWALVECGCQTWADFLLKFIVSHPAVNCAIPATSLVAHMNENMAAGRAPLVDEKTRQKMAAFIESL
- a CDS encoding LLM class flavin-dependent oxidoreductase, whose translation is MRAFSLLDLSPITEGSDARQALMNSLDLAQHAERFGYHRYWMAEHHNMTGVASAATAVALGHIAAGTERIRVAAGGVMLPNHAPLVIAEQFGTLAALYPDRVDLGLGRAPGTDGATMTALRRDPLHAADQFPQDVRELLHYFAPEKPGQRVRAVPGAGLQVPVWLLGSSLYSAQLAAAMGLPFAFASHFAPAMLDQALHLYREQFQPSEHLDAPYVAAAINVFTADDGDEARKLMTSIEQQFVALRRGTPGKIKPPVDDPESIAPPAERMQVAQALAESAVGTRDTVAAWIDRFVARTAVDELIVTGAIYDHTARLRSFELAAEVLRERVDG
- a CDS encoding TonB-dependent receptor, whose translation is MNFNHAIKPLTYSIGLAIALTSTSTTAESAIEEVVVTSQLREASQLDTPTSVSVLNSAAIETRGASNLEQLLNLAPNVNFSSGASRGRFVQIRGIGERSQFIDPVNPSVGLIVDGIDFTGLGLAASTLDMQQVEILRGPQGTVYGANALAGLVNMTSNAPSATPFAKVSAEAAQYGAHTLSAVTSGSLSEQLSYRFALQNQQSDGYVHNRYLGRKDTNNIDETVGRGKLRYQASDDLQLDFTVFYLDADNGYDAFTLDNSRNTLSDQPGWDRQETLAGAISSQWSGSDLFTLKSVLSAASSDTEYGYDEDWTHVGFHPWEYSSTDNYLRDRDNLSADVRLVSTNDSLLFGGSTGWVAGVYLRSEEEALERNASFASQFDTDNAAIYGQLNSAIGARFELITGLRLEQRSADYADSLAVTSDTREDLWGGNITLRFSASDTTMVYGTLSRGYKAGGVNGRIISASAGNPDIGSDTFLFDTESMLNYELGVKGDWLENRLQAQVAAFYQDRSDVQAKQSIFNPEDFSFDDYLANAAGGHSTGIEAEVTFQASDALQLFATFGWLNAEFEDFISSTHVDARDDNTGETSLVSLEGRDLAHAPNYQFFTGAEYALTANLMFRVEVEGKDDFYFSNSHNEKSTAYELVNARLTYRGDDWDISLWGRNLTDETIYTRGFYFSNQFGNNPANGYAPDAYYQLGEPRVAGVSASYTF
- the pnuC gene encoding nicotinamide riboside transporter PnuC, translated to MFSPEVRDAITSSLAAMSLWELAAVILALAYLLLAMRENILCWYAAFASTAIYLFLFWDVSLLMESALQVFYLLIAVYGWWQWRHRNDASKERHIHRWRARTHLLAFSFIGLLTLLFGYVLDNYTSAALPYLDSFTTWGAVVTTYMVTRKVIENWLYWIVIDGAAIYLYIDRELYLTAVLFALYVILVVIGFFQWLSLYRKQQGMLHAGSPTNRVTPATEPHRDAPTG
- a CDS encoding choline/ethanolamine kinase family protein; this encodes MTLPPADFLPADWPLWSTSQPTLLKPLTLGLTNRSFLLAAGEDRLVLRLNSPISDALDLNRPAEAEALHLADTEGLCAPLVYCDPEYRYLVTRYISGTPLTLAENTGIAQIAQLLQDIHRLPPIAAQLDIEQKIASYWTSINTDDAFFESLRTLQRRVQSSIVATRNCASSPALCHNDLLADNLLISESGRLYAIDWEYAASGDPFYDLAVIAEGYDLDSAQQSHLLQQYLAQPVDNEEMARLDHWRVIYRYLSILWYAVQASNSDDHAEKQNFSAVLRREIEAIRKALSRSGH
- a CDS encoding iron-containing alcohol dehydrogenase, with product MTDVRVPHLSANWNYPTAIRAGAGRVRELPSLCFEFGMRAPLLVTDPGLASLPLINNILNLCEENGLRVDMFANIKGNPTGQNVIEGLTVFRTGEHDGVLAVGGGSALDAAKAIALMAGQSRPLWDFEDLEDNYLRVNEDAMAPVIAVPTTAGTGSEVGRSSVITDEEAEIKRIIFHPRMLPAQVILDPELTCGLPANITAATGMDALSHNLEAFCAPGFHPMAEGIALEAMRLISVYLPRVVANGNDLDARMQMLVASSMGATAFQRGLGAMHAMAHPLGALFDAHHGLLNAILMPYVLRANESAIGEPMERLARHLDLPNPGFGGVLEWVYQLRLDLGIPNTLQEIGIDGEQAERIGRMAVADAAAASNPVAFDAEDYRDIFLSALTGTAPS
- a CDS encoding aldehyde dehydrogenase family protein — its product is MEKLRCISPIDNSLYIERPLATDYEIQNALNLAQRAQPGWAEVPLQQKVALVRGAVSVLQQKKPALAEEICWQMGRPIACAGGEIDGFAERALAMAALAESALADIQLPEKTGFQRFIRRVPLGVSFIIAPWNYPYLTAVNAVVPALLAGNSVLLKHSAQTPLCAERMVEAFSEAGLPEGVFQYLHLGHRDAEQIIIGSDVQHVAFTGSVAGGAAVETAAAGRFISLGLELGGKDPAYVRSDADIEYAVASVVDGAFFNSGQSCCGIERAYVHHSLFDEFIERAIPLIQQYRLGRSDEPDTTLGPLVRAGAADFVRDQIDEAVQQGALAHIDGGDFALDRRGSAYMAPQLLTGVNHEMRVMSEESFGPVLGVMSVADDNEALALMNDSEYGLTAAIYSADSEAAIALGNRLHTGTVFLNRCDYLDPELAWTGVRKSGRGCTLSSVGFEHVTRPKSFHLKTTL